A single genomic interval of Roseomonas aeriglobus harbors:
- a CDS encoding DUF2975 domain-containing protein → MRLANTRLWPYRYSISHLEICHLGETAMTESHKDSLLLFGKTLARLLQWGCAITAGFALLLVPVVLLASQGMLPDFGKSDVIAASPLSAVAIVAMLALILAALSQFFGKLRAIVASTSEGDPFTPENAKRLSAMAWLFLGVKILTVLIVALRHHLADLIDKGASGDSVLGFSLYDLDALLIVVVLFILARIFRDGAAMRDDLVGTV, encoded by the coding sequence ATGCGCCTTGCAAACACCCGGCTTTGGCCGTATCGATATTCGATAAGCCACCTCGAAATATGCCATCTTGGAGAGACTGCCATGACCGAGAGCCATAAAGACTCGCTACTGCTGTTCGGCAAAACGCTCGCTCGGCTTCTACAATGGGGCTGCGCGATCACGGCTGGCTTCGCCCTCCTGCTCGTGCCCGTCGTCCTGTTGGCCAGCCAGGGCATGTTGCCGGACTTTGGTAAAAGTGACGTCATCGCGGCATCGCCGCTGTCGGCCGTCGCGATCGTCGCGATGCTCGCCCTTATTCTCGCGGCGCTGTCGCAGTTCTTTGGCAAGCTGCGGGCGATCGTCGCGAGCACCAGCGAGGGGGATCCGTTCACTCCCGAAAACGCGAAGCGGCTGAGCGCGATGGCGTGGTTGTTTCTGGGCGTGAAAATCCTCACCGTGCTGATCGTAGCACTGCGACACCATTTGGCAGACCTTATCGATAAAGGCGCGAGCGGCGACAGCGTCCTCGGATTCAGCCTGTACGATCTCGACGCGTTGCTGATCGTCGTAGTGTTGTTCATTCTCGCCCGCATCTTCCGCGACGGTGCGGCGATGCGTGACGATCTGGTCGGGACCGTCTGA
- a CDS encoding helix-turn-helix transcriptional regulator produces the protein MPADNEGASITVKLDDLLHARRMTLTELADRIGLTLANLSILKTGKARAIRFSTLQAICRELQCQPGDVLTYEEN, from the coding sequence ATGCCTGCCGATAATGAGGGGGCGTCGATCACGGTCAAGCTAGACGACCTGCTCCACGCACGACGCATGACGCTGACCGAACTGGCCGATCGCATCGGGCTGACGCTTGCGAACCTTTCGATCCTCAAGACCGGAAAGGCCAGGGCGATCCGCTTCTCTACGCTGCAGGCGATCTGTCGCGAATTGCAGTGCCAGCCCGGCGATGTGCTGACCTATGAGGAAAACTGA
- a CDS encoding GFA family protein encodes MSYSGSCHCGTVAFTIVEDAPTTAMSCNCSHCRRKGLLLSFVPGDAFTLDSGDGALSAYLFNKHAITHRFCTTCGCQPFAMGQGPGGAATVAVNLRCVPTIDLDALTVQKVDGASF; translated from the coding sequence ATGAGCTATTCGGGCAGCTGCCACTGCGGAACCGTGGCGTTCACGATCGTCGAGGATGCGCCAACGACCGCGATGAGCTGCAACTGCTCGCACTGCCGTCGCAAGGGCCTTCTCTTGAGTTTTGTTCCGGGCGACGCGTTCACGCTCGATAGCGGCGACGGGGCGCTATCGGCGTATCTGTTCAACAAGCACGCGATCACGCACCGGTTCTGCACGACCTGCGGCTGTCAGCCGTTCGCGATGGGGCAGGGGCCGGGCGGAGCGGCAACGGTCGCGGTCAATCTGCGGTGCGTTCCGACGATCGATCTCGACGCGCTGACGGTTCAGAAGGTGGACGGCGCGAGTTTCTGA
- the moaB gene encoding molybdenum cofactor biosynthesis protein B, with the protein MPIDESIAFRPVRIAVLTVSDTRGLAEDRSGDTLVARLEAAGHELADRAIVRDDTDTIVARLHGWIDDASIDCIITTGGTGVTGRDVTPEAVERVADKMILGFGELFRWLSYEKIGTSTIQSRACACVTRGTYIFALPGSTGAVKDGWDGILVSQLDIRHRPCNFVELMPRLMER; encoded by the coding sequence GTGCCAATTGACGAAAGCATCGCGTTCCGCCCGGTGCGGATCGCGGTCCTGACAGTGTCCGACACCCGCGGGCTGGCCGAGGACCGGTCAGGCGACACGCTGGTCGCCCGGTTGGAGGCCGCGGGCCACGAGCTCGCCGACCGCGCCATCGTCCGCGACGACACCGACACGATCGTCGCGCGGCTGCACGGCTGGATCGACGATGCGTCGATCGACTGCATCATCACCACCGGCGGCACGGGCGTCACCGGGCGCGATGTCACGCCCGAGGCGGTTGAGCGCGTCGCCGACAAGATGATCCTCGGCTTTGGCGAGCTGTTTCGCTGGCTGAGCTACGAGAAGATCGGCACCTCGACCATCCAGTCGCGTGCCTGCGCCTGCGTGACTCGCGGCACCTATATCTTCGCTTTGCCGGGTTCGACAGGCGCCGTGAAGGACGGATGGGACGGCATCCTCGTGAGCCAGCTCGATATCCGGCACCGACCGTGCAATTTCGTCGAATTGATGCCGCGTCTGATGGAGCGGTAA
- a CDS encoding lytic transglycosylase domain-containing protein, with protein sequence MRFRFGLAVLAATLPMAAQAADVAAGDAPASVPDVRFPTASSAPKGDGVPDQLDGEQRAAYRAVFASIRTGKWADAQLQLDAMKPGPLHAIARAEMFTAKGSPKTPLEPLLALLAEAPELPQAAQIARLAKLRGAETLPTLPAEQRLVWYDGAPNRQRAATVKSDAAAADLAVAMQPLIKDDRGPEAEALVESKAALLTPEALVEWRQRVAWIYYVGGDDGSARRVAALAQTGSGDWAAQADWVAGLASWRSKDFASASANFSNVARRASDADLRAAGLYWASRADMASGRPDLVQGRLQGAAQFSETFYGQLARQALGISAPLTPAGEKTTAEDWHDLSRRPNVRVAAALVEIGESELADTVIRQQAKIGDRADYAALTRLAGRLDLPATQLWLSHNCPQGAQPVMTARYPTPNWTPDGGWRVDKALVYAHALQESRFRAAVVSPAGAYGLMQIMPAAATDYSRERGTPVDRAALTRPSTNIEVGQRHLEKLRDMGITGGLLPKVIAAYNAGPLPVSVWNAQARDGGDPLLYIESIPYWETRGYVMTVLRNYWMYEGKAGKASSSRSALAQGLWPKFPGMSGAGAVRVSSGATPNAVARAN encoded by the coding sequence ATGCGCTTCAGGTTCGGACTCGCGGTGCTCGCCGCCACATTGCCGATGGCCGCGCAGGCGGCCGATGTCGCTGCCGGCGATGCTCCTGCGTCCGTTCCCGATGTGCGGTTTCCGACCGCCTCGTCCGCGCCGAAGGGCGACGGCGTTCCCGACCAGCTCGATGGCGAACAACGCGCGGCGTATCGCGCGGTCTTCGCGTCGATCCGCACCGGCAAATGGGCCGATGCCCAGCTTCAGCTCGATGCGATGAAGCCCGGCCCGCTCCATGCCATCGCCCGCGCGGAGATGTTTACCGCCAAGGGCTCGCCCAAGACCCCGCTCGAACCACTGCTCGCGCTCCTGGCCGAAGCGCCCGAGCTTCCGCAGGCGGCGCAGATCGCGCGCTTGGCAAAGCTGCGCGGCGCGGAAACCCTGCCCACGCTGCCCGCCGAACAACGGCTCGTCTGGTATGATGGCGCCCCCAACCGGCAGCGCGCCGCGACCGTGAAGAGCGATGCCGCCGCCGCCGATCTGGCCGTGGCCATGCAGCCGCTGATCAAGGACGACCGCGGCCCCGAAGCCGAAGCGCTGGTCGAAAGCAAGGCAGCGCTGCTGACACCGGAGGCGCTGGTCGAATGGCGCCAGCGGGTCGCATGGATTTATTATGTCGGCGGTGACGATGGTTCCGCCCGCCGCGTCGCTGCGCTGGCGCAGACCGGTTCAGGCGACTGGGCCGCGCAGGCGGACTGGGTCGCGGGCCTGGCGTCGTGGCGCTCGAAGGACTTCGCGTCGGCATCCGCCAATTTCTCGAACGTCGCACGTCGCGCGTCGGACGCCGACCTGCGAGCCGCCGGGCTGTATTGGGCGTCGCGGGCGGATATGGCGAGCGGACGGCCGGACCTGGTTCAGGGTCGTCTGCAGGGCGCGGCGCAGTTTAGCGAGACCTTCTACGGCCAGCTCGCACGCCAGGCGCTCGGCATTTCCGCGCCGCTGACCCCGGCAGGCGAAAAGACGACGGCCGAGGACTGGCACGATCTGTCGCGCCGCCCCAACGTGCGTGTCGCCGCCGCCCTTGTCGAGATCGGCGAAAGCGAGCTTGCCGACACCGTCATCCGCCAGCAGGCCAAGATCGGCGACCGGGCCGACTATGCGGCGCTGACCCGCCTGGCCGGGCGGCTCGACCTTCCGGCGACCCAGCTGTGGCTGTCGCACAACTGTCCGCAGGGCGCCCAGCCGGTGATGACGGCGCGCTATCCGACGCCCAACTGGACGCCCGACGGCGGCTGGCGCGTCGACAAGGCACTGGTCTACGCGCACGCGCTGCAGGAATCGCGGTTCCGCGCAGCCGTCGTCAGCCCGGCCGGGGCCTATGGCCTCATGCAGATCATGCCGGCTGCTGCGACCGACTATTCGCGCGAACGCGGCACGCCGGTCGACCGCGCGGCCCTGACCCGGCCGTCGACGAATATCGAGGTCGGTCAGCGCCACCTGGAAAAGCTGCGCGACATGGGCATCACGGGCGGCCTGCTGCCCAAGGTGATCGCGGCCTATAATGCCGGCCCGCTGCCGGTCAGCGTGTGGAACGCGCAAGCCCGCGACGGCGGCGACCCCCTGCTCTATATTGAGAGCATTCCCTATTGGGAGACGCGCGGCTACGTCATGACCGTCCTGCGCAATTACTGGATGTACGAGGGCAAGGCGGGCAAAGCGTCGTCGAGCCGCTCCGCGCTGGCGCAGGGACTATGGCCGAAATTCCCGGGCATGTCGGGCGCGGGCGCCGTCCGCGTCTCCTCCGGCGCCACACCGAACGCGGTTGCGCGTGCCAATTGA
- a CDS encoding electron transfer flavoprotein-ubiquinone oxidoreductase produces MADRESMPYDVVIVGAGPAGLSAAIRLKQLANEAGSELAVCVLEKGSEVGAHILSGAVIDPKALDELLPNWREDGCPLAEVPVTDNQHWVLTRKGRRSLPHVLTPGFMHNKGTYTGSLGNLCRWLAGKAEELGVEIFPGFAAAEVLFNEDGSVKGVATGDMGVARDGTHKGDYQPGLELHAKYTFLAEGVRGHLTKELIRNFDLAANSDPQVYGIGIKELWDIAPDKHVPGRVIHTQGWPLSETQGSNGGGFLYHQANGQVALGFVTWLSYTNPYLSPFQEMQRWKTHPAIAEILEGGKRVSYGARAINDGGLQSIPKLVFPGGALIGCSAGFLNVPRIKGTHTAMKSAMMAAEAAFAAVQAGRAGDELTAYPEAFEASWVKSELSMVRNVVPLVKKFGDFIGSGLAGVTMWLENFGLKVPFTLHHKPDHETLWRKDLVRPIDYPKPDGKLTFDRLSSVFLSNTNHEEDQPVHLTLRDPDIPIAYDLPMFDEPAQRYCPAGVYEVVGAETDDPKFVINAQNCVHCKTCDIKDPTQNINWVVPEGGGGPNYPNM; encoded by the coding sequence ATGGCCGATCGGGAGTCGATGCCCTATGACGTGGTCATCGTCGGCGCAGGCCCGGCCGGCCTGTCGGCGGCGATCCGGCTGAAGCAGCTGGCGAACGAGGCGGGCAGCGAGCTGGCCGTCTGCGTGCTCGAAAAGGGCTCCGAGGTCGGCGCCCATATCCTGTCGGGTGCGGTGATCGATCCGAAGGCCCTCGACGAACTGCTGCCCAATTGGCGCGAAGACGGCTGCCCCTTGGCCGAGGTGCCGGTCACCGACAACCAGCATTGGGTGCTGACCAGGAAGGGTCGGCGCAGCCTGCCGCATGTCCTGACCCCCGGCTTCATGCACAACAAGGGCACGTATACCGGCAGTCTCGGCAATCTGTGCCGCTGGCTGGCGGGCAAGGCCGAAGAGCTGGGCGTCGAGATCTTCCCCGGATTCGCGGCGGCCGAGGTGCTGTTCAACGAAGACGGCAGCGTTAAGGGTGTCGCGACCGGCGACATGGGCGTCGCACGCGACGGCACGCATAAGGGCGACTATCAGCCGGGGCTCGAGCTTCACGCGAAGTACACGTTCCTCGCCGAAGGCGTGCGCGGTCACCTGACCAAGGAGCTGATCCGCAATTTCGACCTGGCGGCGAACAGCGATCCGCAGGTCTACGGCATCGGCATCAAGGAGCTGTGGGACATCGCGCCCGACAAGCATGTCCCCGGCCGCGTCATTCACACCCAGGGTTGGCCGCTCAGCGAAACGCAAGGATCGAACGGCGGCGGTTTCCTGTACCATCAGGCGAACGGGCAGGTCGCACTCGGGTTCGTGACGTGGCTCAGCTACACCAACCCCTATCTTTCCCCATTCCAGGAAATGCAGCGGTGGAAGACGCATCCGGCAATCGCCGAGATACTGGAGGGCGGCAAGCGCGTGTCCTATGGCGCGCGCGCGATCAATGACGGCGGACTGCAGTCGATCCCGAAGCTGGTCTTTCCGGGCGGCGCGCTGATCGGCTGTTCCGCGGGCTTCCTGAACGTGCCGAGGATCAAGGGCACCCATACGGCGATGAAGTCGGCGATGATGGCGGCCGAAGCCGCCTTCGCCGCTGTCCAGGCGGGTCGCGCGGGCGACGAATTGACCGCCTATCCCGAAGCGTTCGAGGCCAGCTGGGTCAAGTCCGAGCTGTCGATGGTCCGCAACGTCGTTCCGCTGGTGAAGAAATTCGGCGATTTCATCGGATCGGGGCTCGCCGGCGTGACCATGTGGCTCGAAAACTTCGGGCTGAAGGTTCCCTTCACGCTGCATCACAAGCCCGATCACGAGACGCTGTGGCGCAAGGACCTGGTCCGGCCGATCGATTATCCGAAGCCCGATGGCAAGCTGACCTTCGACCGGCTGTCTTCGGTATTCCTGTCGAACACCAACCATGAGGAAGATCAACCGGTCCACCTCACGCTGCGTGACCCTGACATTCCGATCGCCTATGATCTGCCGATGTTCGACGAGCCGGCGCAGCGGTACTGCCCGGCGGGTGTGTACGAGGTGGTCGGTGCGGAAACGGATGACCCGAAATTCGTCATCAACGCGCAGAATTGCGTCCACTGCAAAACTTGCGACATCAAGGACCCCACCCAGAATATCAATTGGGTCGTGCCCGAAGGTGGCGGAGGCCCGAACTATCCGAATATGTAA
- a CDS encoding tetratricopeptide repeat protein: MAARPFMVGFAALAAIITSPAHADVPRGLGAYARARAADAAGKTDLAIEGYRAAMAASPGNPLIAMHAYREALLAGDMPLVRQAATTLKQAGIAPADVALIDVADAIVAESWQEANAAADRLATGPLDFLALPIKAWLAFERGEAAPAAGLDPEAKSGIARRFNLENRALLDIASGRSDAGITALRSLVASGTDSITIRAAAAQLLVGQGRRDDARTLLAGDDPVLAALRADIAGAKPGAAFGVSRLFVRLAGDIVDGDARPLAILLCRAALVLDTGDDRARLTLAGALSNDGAQARALAAADSIDRGGPYAATGAAMAVTILSRMGETDRAIAAAERAAAAKGAGVDDAQRLGELLDGAGRHREAAAAYAQALERAGDRADWTLYLQRGGALEQAGRWAEAKPFLERAVALAPEEAHALNYLGYAQIERGENLVGARALLERASRLQPDDAAITDSLGWAYVRTGEAAKGLPLLERAARAEPGDVTINDHLGDAYWALGRRYEARYAWRAASIYADAGDSARIAAKLVDGPAR; this comes from the coding sequence GTGGCGGCTCGTCCGTTTATGGTGGGCTTCGCCGCTTTAGCCGCAATCATCACCAGCCCCGCCCACGCCGACGTCCCGCGCGGGCTGGGCGCCTATGCGCGCGCTCGTGCTGCCGACGCGGCTGGCAAGACGGACCTCGCAATCGAGGGGTATCGCGCGGCCATGGCGGCCTCGCCCGGCAACCCGTTGATCGCCATGCACGCCTATCGCGAAGCGCTGCTGGCGGGCGATATGCCGCTGGTGCGTCAGGCCGCCACCACGCTCAAACAGGCCGGCATCGCCCCGGCCGACGTCGCCTTGATCGACGTTGCCGACGCGATCGTTGCAGAGAGCTGGCAGGAGGCGAATGCCGCCGCCGACAGGTTGGCGACGGGCCCGCTCGATTTCCTGGCGCTCCCCATCAAGGCCTGGCTCGCCTTCGAACGCGGCGAAGCCGCTCCGGCGGCGGGGCTCGATCCCGAGGCGAAGAGCGGTATCGCCCGTCGGTTCAATCTCGAAAATCGCGCGCTGCTCGATATCGCGTCGGGACGCAGCGACGCCGGCATCACCGCGCTACGATCGTTGGTGGCGAGTGGCACCGACAGCATCACGATCCGCGCCGCCGCCGCCCAGCTGCTGGTCGGGCAGGGGCGCCGCGACGACGCGCGCACGCTCCTTGCCGGCGACGACCCCGTGCTCGCCGCTTTGCGCGCGGATATCGCAGGCGCGAAACCCGGTGCCGCGTTCGGCGTGTCGCGGCTGTTCGTGCGGTTGGCCGGTGATATCGTCGATGGCGACGCGCGCCCCCTTGCGATCCTGCTGTGTCGCGCGGCCCTCGTCCTCGATACCGGCGACGATCGTGCCCGGCTGACGCTGGCGGGGGCATTGTCGAACGACGGCGCCCAGGCTCGAGCCCTGGCGGCAGCGGACTCGATCGATCGCGGCGGGCCTTATGCCGCAACGGGCGCGGCGATGGCGGTGACGATCCTGTCCCGGATGGGCGAGACCGATCGCGCAATTGCCGCCGCCGAACGCGCGGCTGCGGCCAAGGGTGCCGGGGTCGACGACGCCCAGCGCCTGGGCGAATTGCTCGACGGCGCCGGCCGGCATCGCGAGGCGGCCGCTGCCTATGCCCAGGCGCTGGAGCGCGCCGGCGACCGGGCGGACTGGACCTTGTACCTGCAACGCGGCGGCGCGCTCGAACAGGCCGGGCGCTGGGCGGAGGCGAAACCGTTTCTGGAGCGGGCCGTGGCACTCGCGCCGGAGGAGGCGCATGCGCTCAACTATCTCGGTTATGCGCAGATCGAGCGCGGCGAAAACCTCGTCGGCGCCCGCGCGCTGCTCGAACGGGCGTCACGCTTGCAGCCCGACGATGCCGCGATTACCGACTCGCTTGGCTGGGCCTATGTCCGGACGGGGGAGGCGGCGAAGGGGCTCCCGTTGCTCGAACGCGCCGCCCGCGCCGAACCGGGTGATGTGACGATCAACGACCATCTCGGCGACGCCTATTGGGCGCTCGGCCGGCGGTACGAGGCGCGGTACGCCTGGCGCGCGGCATCGATCTATGCGGACGCGGGGGACAGCGCGCGGATCGCGGCGAAACTGGTCGACGGGCCGGCACGCTGA
- a CDS encoding 4-(cytidine 5'-diphospho)-2-C-methyl-D-erythritol kinase, protein MIVEPAPAKLNLALHVRRRRDDGYHDLETLFAFVADGDILTVAPADDDRFEIVGPYAAGLSPDSDNLVTRARDGFVVDIAPLPPLAVTLDKRVPVASGIGGGSADAAAMLRAAARITGIPEDDARLMRLAARLGSDVPACLLGKTAFGSGRGEALAEVAGLAGRPVLLVNPNVGVPTGSVFARWDGIDRGPLPQGDAWQVACNGRNDLAVPAKLIAPVIGEVIDALDRLAGTTLVRMSGSGATCFAVFDDADARQAGARAIRTAYPDWWCLETVLT, encoded by the coding sequence ATGATCGTCGAGCCCGCACCCGCAAAGCTGAACCTGGCCCTCCATGTCCGTCGCCGACGCGATGATGGCTATCACGACCTTGAGACGCTGTTCGCCTTCGTCGCGGACGGCGATATCCTGACCGTCGCCCCTGCCGACGACGACCGGTTCGAGATCGTTGGCCCCTATGCCGCAGGTTTGTCACCGGACAGCGACAATCTCGTAACGCGCGCCCGCGATGGCTTCGTCGTCGATATTGCGCCCTTGCCGCCGCTCGCCGTGACGCTGGACAAGCGGGTGCCGGTCGCGTCCGGCATCGGCGGGGGATCGGCGGATGCGGCGGCGATGTTGCGCGCGGCGGCGCGGATTACGGGCATTCCGGAGGACGATGCGCGGTTGATGCGCCTGGCGGCCCGGCTAGGCTCCGACGTGCCCGCCTGCCTGCTTGGCAAGACTGCGTTCGGGTCGGGGCGGGGGGAGGCGTTGGCGGAGGTTGCTGGTCTTGCCGGCCGCCCGGTGCTTCTGGTCAACCCCAACGTCGGCGTTCCGACCGGCTCGGTCTTCGCGCGCTGGGACGGCATCGACCGTGGGCCGCTGCCGCAGGGCGATGCCTGGCAGGTCGCGTGCAACGGCCGCAACGACCTGGCCGTGCCGGCCAAGCTCATCGCTCCGGTGATCGGCGAAGTGATCGATGCGCTCGATCGGTTGGCGGGAACGACGCTGGTGCGCATGTCCGGCTCCGGCGCTACCTGTTTTGCCGTCTTCGACGACGCCGATGCGCGGCAGGCCGGTGCGAGAGCGATCCGCACCGCCTATCCGGATTGGTGGTGTCTCGAAACGGTGCTGACGTGA
- a CDS encoding enoyl-CoA hydratase/isomerase family protein, with the protein MIATRRDGPVIRIAFDRAVARNAIDADGWDGLARAIALAADSDAAAVILTSEVPGIFSAGADLAMLGTLHHDPTERPRFRGRMAQAVEGLAALPMPVIAAVDGPCYGAAVALVLAADLVIAGDDARFAITPAKLGIGYPAADIARLVARIGRGQASRMMFTAVPIDADEAVRIGLADMRATTAVLNAYEVAATIAGNAASAVRLLKRTIARPDGGDAGFDAAFGGADFADRLAAFRNRPR; encoded by the coding sequence ATGATTGCAACTCGCCGCGACGGGCCGGTCATCCGCATCGCCTTCGACCGCGCGGTCGCGCGTAACGCGATCGACGCTGACGGTTGGGACGGATTGGCGCGCGCGATCGCCTTGGCCGCCGATAGCGATGCCGCGGCCGTGATTTTGACGTCCGAGGTGCCGGGCATTTTCTCCGCTGGCGCCGACCTGGCGATGCTGGGCACGCTGCATCACGATCCCACCGAGCGCCCCCGCTTTCGTGGCCGCATGGCGCAGGCGGTGGAAGGGCTGGCCGCACTGCCGATGCCGGTGATCGCTGCTGTCGACGGCCCATGCTATGGCGCTGCGGTCGCTCTGGTACTGGCGGCCGATCTCGTGATCGCGGGCGACGATGCGCGCTTTGCCATCACGCCGGCCAAGCTCGGCATCGGCTATCCCGCCGCCGATATCGCGCGTCTGGTCGCGCGGATCGGGCGTGGGCAGGCAAGCCGGATGATGTTCACCGCTGTCCCGATCGACGCCGACGAAGCGGTGCGGATCGGTCTTGCGGACATGCGCGCGACCACGGCGGTGCTGAACGCTTATGAGGTCGCGGCTACGATCGCCGGCAATGCCGCCAGCGCGGTCCGGCTGCTCAAGCGCACGATCGCTCGGCCGGACGGTGGTGACGCGGGCTTCGACGCGGCGTTCGGCGGCGCCGACTTCGCCGACCGGCTCGCCGCTTTCAGGAACAGGCCGCGATGA
- a CDS encoding N-formylglutamate amidohydrolase, with amino-acid sequence MMPMVLRGDAPVLLLCDHASNHVPDDVDLRIAPDLLDRHIGIDIGAGPLTRALAADLAAPAVFGTVSRLVIDLHREPDHPGLIPTESDGHPIPGNVGADRAGRIARFYAPYHRTVRDVVTRMRPELIVAIHSFTPRLETEPGPDRPWHVGILSNRDRRAADVAIASLSARSSLITGDNAPYSGRLLNLTLNRHAEARGIPSFSIETRNDLIRDPGGVAEWTRIVRETIDDVRNSLAQRVPVAT; translated from the coding sequence ATGATGCCGATGGTCCTTCGCGGCGACGCGCCCGTCTTGCTGCTGTGCGATCACGCAAGCAATCATGTGCCGGACGACGTCGATCTGCGAATCGCGCCTGATCTGCTCGACCGGCATATCGGAATCGACATCGGGGCGGGGCCGCTGACCCGTGCTCTCGCTGCCGACCTCGCCGCCCCGGCCGTGTTCGGGACCGTCTCGCGGCTCGTCATCGACCTGCACCGCGAGCCCGATCATCCCGGGCTCATCCCGACGGAGAGCGATGGGCATCCCATCCCCGGCAACGTCGGCGCGGACCGCGCGGGTCGAATCGCCCGCTTCTATGCTCCCTATCACCGTACGGTCCGCGACGTCGTCACCCGTATGCGACCCGAACTGATTGTCGCGATCCACAGCTTTACGCCGCGGCTCGAAACCGAACCTGGACCCGATCGTCCCTGGCACGTCGGCATCCTGTCCAACCGCGACCGCCGCGCTGCCGACGTCGCGATCGCATCCTTATCGGCACGCTCCTCGCTGATCACCGGCGACAACGCGCCATACAGCGGGCGCCTGCTCAATCTGACGCTGAACCGTCATGCCGAGGCGCGCGGCATCCCGTCGTTTAGCATCGAGACCCGCAACGACCTGATCCGCGACCCCGGCGGCGTCGCCGAATGGACGCGGATCGTCCGCGAAACGATCGATGATGTACGCAACAGTCTTGCGCAAAGGGTGCCTGTCGCGACATAG